Proteins encoded in a region of the Streptomyces akebiae genome:
- a CDS encoding pyruvate carboxylase produces MLRKVLVANRGEIAIRAFRAGYEVGARTVAVFPHEDRNSLHRLKADEAYEIGEPGHPVRAYLSVEEIMRAARLAGADAVYPGYGFLSENPELARACEEAGITFVGPSAHILELTGNKARAVAAARAAGVPVLGSSEPSTDVDELVRAADEIGFPVFVKAVAGGGGRGMRRVEDPAALRESIEAASREAASAFGDPTVFLEKAVVEPRHIEVQILADGHGDVIHLFERDCSVQRRHQKVIELAPAPNLDPALRDRICADAVRFAREIGYRNAGTVEFLLDRDGNHVFIEMNPRIQVEHTVTEEVTDVDLVQSQLRIAAGATLADLGLSQETVTLRGAALQCRITTEDPANGFRPDTGRISAYRSPGGSGIRLDGGTTHAGTEISAHFDSMLVKLTCRGRDFTTAVNRARRAVAEFRIRGVATNIPFLQAVLDDPDFQAGQVTTSFIEQRPHLLTSRHSADRGTKLLTYLADVTVNKPHGPRPDLIDPSTKLPRPTTSEPPAGSKQKLVELGPEGFARWLRESPTIGVTDTTFRDAHQSLLATRVRTKDMLAVAPVVARTLPQLLSLECWGGATYDVALRFLAEDPWERLAAFRAAAPNICLQMLLRGRNTVGYTPYPTEVTDAFVQEATETGIDIFRIFDALNDVGQMRPAIDAVRATGTAVAEVALCYTSDLSDPAEQLYTLDYYLRLAEQIVEAGAHVLAVKDMAGLLRAPAATKLVSALRREFDLPVHIHTHDTAGGQLATYLAAIQAGADAVDGAVASMAGTTSQPSLSAIVAATDYSDRPTGLDLRAVGDLEPYWESVRRIYAPFEAGLASPTGRVYDHEIPGGQLSNLRTQAVALGLGDRFEDIEAMYTAADRILGHLVKVTPSSKVVGDLALHLVGAGVAPADFEATPDRFDIPDSVIGFLRGELGTPPGGWPEPFRSKALQGRADAKPVQDLNAEDRAGLEKDRRATLNRLLFPGPTREFETHRQTYGDTSVLDSKDFFYGLGPGKEYAVDLEPGVRLLIGLEAVGEADERGMRTVMSTLNGQLRPIQIRDKAASTDIPVTEKADRSNPGHVAAPFAGVVTLAVAEGDEVAAGATVATIEAMKMEATITVPKAGRVSRLAINKIQQVEGGDLLVEIV; encoded by the coding sequence ATGCTCCGCAAGGTACTGGTCGCCAACCGTGGCGAGATCGCGATCCGCGCGTTCCGCGCCGGCTACGAAGTGGGTGCGCGGACGGTCGCCGTCTTCCCCCACGAGGACCGCAACTCGCTGCACCGGCTCAAGGCCGACGAGGCCTACGAGATCGGCGAACCGGGGCACCCCGTGCGGGCGTACCTCTCCGTCGAGGAGATCATGCGCGCCGCCCGGCTGGCGGGCGCCGACGCCGTCTACCCGGGCTACGGGTTCCTGTCCGAGAACCCCGAGCTGGCCCGCGCGTGCGAGGAGGCCGGCATCACCTTCGTCGGTCCCAGCGCCCACATCCTGGAGCTGACGGGCAACAAGGCGCGCGCGGTCGCCGCCGCCCGTGCCGCCGGCGTACCGGTCCTCGGCTCCTCCGAGCCCTCCACCGACGTGGACGAACTGGTCCGCGCCGCGGACGAGATCGGCTTCCCGGTCTTCGTGAAGGCCGTCGCGGGCGGCGGCGGTCGCGGAATGCGCCGCGTCGAGGATCCGGCGGCGCTGCGCGAGTCCATCGAGGCCGCGTCGCGCGAGGCGGCCTCCGCCTTCGGCGACCCGACCGTCTTCTTGGAGAAGGCCGTCGTCGAGCCCCGCCACATCGAGGTGCAGATCCTCGCCGACGGCCACGGCGACGTCATCCACCTCTTCGAACGCGACTGTTCGGTGCAGCGCCGCCACCAGAAGGTCATCGAGCTGGCGCCCGCCCCGAACCTCGACCCGGCCCTGCGCGACCGCATCTGCGCCGACGCCGTCCGCTTCGCCCGCGAGATCGGCTACCGCAACGCGGGCACCGTCGAGTTCCTCCTCGACCGCGACGGCAACCACGTCTTCATCGAGATGAACCCCCGTATCCAGGTCGAGCACACGGTCACCGAGGAGGTCACCGACGTCGACCTCGTGCAGTCCCAGCTCCGGATCGCCGCCGGGGCCACCCTCGCCGACCTCGGACTCTCCCAGGAGACCGTCACCCTGCGCGGCGCGGCCCTCCAGTGCCGTATCACCACCGAGGACCCCGCCAACGGCTTCCGCCCGGACACCGGCCGCATCAGCGCCTACCGTTCGCCCGGCGGCTCCGGCATCCGCCTCGACGGCGGCACCACCCACGCCGGTACGGAGATCAGCGCCCACTTCGACTCCATGCTGGTCAAACTGACCTGCCGGGGCCGGGACTTCACCACCGCCGTCAACCGGGCCCGCCGCGCGGTCGCCGAGTTCCGGATCCGGGGCGTGGCCACGAACATCCCGTTCCTCCAGGCGGTCCTCGACGACCCGGACTTCCAGGCGGGCCAGGTCACCACCTCGTTCATCGAGCAGCGCCCGCACCTGCTCACCTCCCGGCACTCCGCCGACCGCGGGACCAAGCTGCTCACCTATCTGGCCGACGTGACGGTCAACAAGCCCCACGGCCCGCGCCCCGACCTGATCGACCCGTCCACCAAGCTGCCGCGGCCCACCACGAGCGAACCCCCGGCCGGCTCCAAGCAGAAGCTCGTCGAGCTCGGTCCCGAGGGCTTCGCCCGCTGGCTGCGCGAGTCACCCACCATCGGCGTCACCGACACCACCTTCCGCGACGCCCACCAGTCGCTGCTCGCCACCCGGGTCCGCACCAAGGACATGCTCGCCGTGGCCCCCGTGGTGGCCAGGACGCTCCCGCAGCTGCTCTCCCTGGAGTGCTGGGGCGGCGCCACCTACGACGTCGCCCTCCGCTTCCTCGCCGAGGACCCCTGGGAGCGGCTGGCCGCCTTCCGTGCCGCCGCGCCCAACATCTGCCTCCAGATGCTGCTGCGCGGCCGCAACACCGTCGGGTACACGCCGTACCCGACCGAGGTGACCGACGCCTTCGTCCAGGAGGCCACCGAGACCGGCATCGACATCTTCCGGATCTTCGACGCGCTCAACGACGTGGGCCAGATGCGGCCCGCCATCGACGCCGTACGCGCCACCGGCACGGCCGTCGCCGAGGTCGCCCTCTGCTACACCTCCGACCTCTCCGACCCCGCCGAGCAGCTCTACACGCTCGACTACTACCTGCGGCTCGCCGAACAGATCGTCGAGGCGGGCGCCCACGTCCTCGCTGTCAAGGACATGGCGGGACTGCTGCGCGCCCCCGCCGCCACGAAGCTGGTCTCCGCCCTGCGCCGCGAGTTCGACCTGCCGGTGCACATCCACACCCACGACACGGCGGGCGGCCAGCTCGCCACCTACCTCGCCGCGATCCAGGCCGGCGCCGACGCCGTCGACGGGGCCGTGGCCTCCATGGCGGGCACCACCTCGCAGCCGTCGCTGTCGGCGATCGTCGCCGCGACCGACTACTCCGACCGGCCCACCGGCCTCGACCTGCGTGCCGTCGGCGACCTGGAGCCCTACTGGGAGAGCGTCCGCCGCATCTACGCCCCCTTCGAGGCGGGCCTCGCCTCCCCGACCGGCCGTGTCTACGACCACGAGATCCCTGGCGGCCAGCTCTCCAACCTGCGCACCCAGGCCGTCGCGCTCGGCCTCGGCGACCGCTTCGAGGACATCGAGGCGATGTACACCGCCGCCGACCGCATCCTCGGCCACCTGGTGAAGGTCACGCCCTCCTCCAAGGTGGTCGGCGACCTCGCGCTGCACCTCGTCGGCGCCGGAGTGGCACCCGCCGACTTCGAGGCCACGCCGGACCGGTTCGACATCCCGGACTCCGTCATCGGCTTCCTGCGCGGCGAGCTGGGCACCCCGCCCGGCGGCTGGCCCGAGCCGTTCCGCAGCAAGGCCCTCCAGGGCCGCGCCGACGCCAAGCCCGTCCAGGACCTGAACGCCGAGGACCGCGCCGGACTGGAGAAGGACCGCCGCGCCACCCTCAACCGGCTGCTCTTCCCCGGCCCGACCCGCGAGTTCGAGACCCACCGTCAGACGTACGGCGACACCAGCGTCCTCGACAGCAAGGACTTCTTCTACGGCCTCGGCCCCGGCAAGGAGTACGCCGTCGACCTGGAGCCCGGTGTGCGGCTCCTCATCGGGCTGGAGGCCGTCGGCGAGGCGGACGAACGCGGTATGCGCACGGTGATGTCGACGCTGAACGGCCAGTTGCGGCCGATCCAGATCCGCGACAAGGCCGCCTCCACCGACATCCCCGTCACCGAGAAGGCCGACCGCTCCAACCCCGGGCACGTCGCCGCCCCGTTCGCCGGTGTGGTCACACTCGCGGTCGCCGAGGGCGACGAGGTCGCGGCCGGTGCCACGGTCGCCACCATCGAGGCCATGAAGATGGAGGCCACCATCACCGTCCCGAAGGCCGGCCGGGTCTCCCGTCTCGCCATCAACAAGATCCAGCAGGTGGAGGGCGGCGACCTGCTCGTCGAGATCGTCTGA
- a CDS encoding ABC transporter ATP-binding protein: MTRYDDESGTAAPEPLAELTDLRVEVGGRAIVDGVSLRVLPGRVTALVGASGSGKTTTGLALLGEFPVGARVTGEVRLAAEGLGGPAGLVGYVPQHPASVLNPARRIGALLTDIARPRVRHLPRGLRRAAARAQVLRALADARLPDAETLLRRHPHQLSGGQQQRVVLAQALLLGARVVVADEPTTGQDALTKSLVVAQLATIAARGIAIVLLSHDLDVVRSLADEVHVMRAGRVVESGPTQHVWSAPRHEWTRRLLAAQVSLTEHSLTDPGATDEGAGRERGTRTGARAASGTTTGSGERTATTRGERERTATTRRDRPVLRVRDLVARHRDGSRDATVTVRAHELDLSAGQLLAVVGRSGSGKTTLARCLAGLHRDHDGEVLLDGTPLPRSLRDRTRGELAAVQYVFQDARAAFDEHRPVLRQVARTAVRLRGVDAGTAETEALATLTRLGLLPELAHRLPAQLSGGELQRAALARALLAHPRVLICDEITSGLDTVSRRGILDVLTGLLGAGEDAGTAPAAPALVLITHDLETASVAHRIAVMDAGEIVEQGPARRLLTAPRHAFTASLLATVARPPVPQG, encoded by the coding sequence GTGACGCGGTACGACGACGAGAGCGGCACGGCCGCCCCGGAACCCCTCGCCGAACTCACGGACCTTCGGGTCGAGGTGGGCGGGCGGGCGATCGTCGACGGGGTGAGTCTGCGGGTGCTGCCCGGCAGGGTCACCGCGCTGGTGGGTGCGTCGGGCAGCGGGAAGACGACCACCGGGCTGGCGCTGCTCGGCGAGTTCCCGGTGGGCGCACGCGTCACCGGCGAGGTCCGGTTGGCGGCCGAGGGGCTCGGCGGGCCCGCGGGCCTCGTCGGGTACGTGCCCCAGCATCCGGCCTCCGTCCTCAACCCCGCCCGCCGGATCGGCGCCCTGCTGACCGACATCGCCCGCCCACGGGTACGTCATCTGCCGCGCGGCCTGCGCAGGGCAGCCGCTCGGGCCCAGGTGCTCCGAGCGCTGGCCGACGCCCGACTCCCGGACGCCGAGACCCTGTTGCGCCGCCATCCGCACCAGCTCTCCGGCGGTCAGCAGCAACGCGTGGTCCTCGCCCAGGCCCTCCTGCTCGGCGCCCGGGTCGTCGTCGCCGACGAGCCCACCACCGGCCAGGACGCGCTGACCAAGAGCCTCGTCGTCGCACAGCTCGCGACGATCGCGGCGCGCGGCATCGCGATCGTCCTGCTCAGCCACGACCTCGACGTCGTCCGCTCGCTCGCCGACGAGGTCCATGTCATGCGGGCGGGGCGTGTCGTGGAGTCGGGACCGACACAGCACGTCTGGTCGGCGCCCCGGCACGAATGGACCCGTCGGCTTCTGGCCGCCCAGGTTTCGCTCACCGAACATTCGCTCACCGACCCTGGCGCCACGGACGAGGGGGCAGGACGTGAGAGGGGAACGCGGACAGGCGCGAGAGCGGCCTCGGGGACGACGACGGGCTCGGGCGAGCGAACGGCGACCACGCGCGGCGAGCGCGAGCGAACCGCGACCACGCGCCGTGACCGACCGGTGCTGCGCGTACGTGACCTCGTCGCCCGCCACCGCGACGGCTCACGCGATGCCACGGTGACCGTGCGCGCCCACGAACTCGACCTGAGCGCGGGGCAGTTGCTGGCTGTCGTCGGCCGCTCGGGCAGCGGCAAGACCACTCTGGCCCGCTGCCTCGCGGGACTTCACCGCGACCACGACGGCGAGGTCCTTCTCGACGGCACGCCGCTGCCCCGCAGCCTGCGCGACCGCACCCGGGGGGAGTTGGCGGCCGTGCAGTACGTCTTCCAGGACGCACGCGCCGCGTTCGACGAGCACCGCCCGGTCCTGCGGCAGGTCGCCCGCACGGCGGTCCGGCTGCGCGGAGTCGACGCCGGGACCGCCGAGACCGAGGCGCTGGCGACCCTGACCCGCCTGGGCCTCCTGCCGGAACTGGCACACCGGCTCCCCGCCCAGCTGTCGGGCGGCGAACTCCAGCGCGCGGCCCTGGCACGCGCGCTCCTCGCCCACCCCCGCGTCCTGATCTGCGACGAGATCACCTCGGGCCTGGACACCGTCAGCCGGCGCGGCATCCTCGACGTCCTCACGGGCCTGCTCGGCGCCGGCGAGGACGCCGGAACAGCCCCCGCCGCACCGGCGCTGGTCCTGATCACCCACGACCTGGAGACCGCCTCGGTCGCCCATCGCATCGCCGTCATGGACGCGGGGGAGATCGTCGAGCAGGGCCCCGCCCGGCGGCTCCTCACCGCCCCGCGGCACGCCTTCACGGCCTCGCTCCTCGCCACGGTGGCCCGGCCGCCCGTCCCCCAAGGGTGA
- a CDS encoding ABC transporter permease: protein MTAATDVDPPGTAAVPRTRRRPTGRFALGLAVIAVPLVLALLGPVFAGEPSTRAPSFTLGDGHWLGTDFVGRDVWQQVLHGGRPVVLTALGAGALAYLVALPVGLVAALTHRRWLEELLMRPLDILIAVPSLLLILLVASVLTTGAVGLALLVALVNVPDAARLVRAAATEAAARPVVEALRLQGESWWRTAVGYVGRTILRTLGADAGTRLTGVLYLVATAAFLGVGVTPDAADWAVMVDRNRTGLFVQPWAVVVPALLIVALTTGTNLLFDAALEKPGGRGGHGGPSRITRISRTGGRQARKERRS, encoded by the coding sequence GTGACTGCGGCCACGGACGTCGACCCGCCCGGCACTGCTGCCGTCCCGCGCACCCGGCGTCGGCCCACGGGCCGTTTCGCGCTCGGCCTCGCGGTCATCGCCGTCCCCCTCGTCCTCGCCCTGCTGGGACCGGTGTTCGCAGGGGAACCGAGCACACGGGCGCCCTCCTTCACGCTCGGCGACGGGCACTGGCTCGGCACGGACTTCGTGGGCCGGGACGTATGGCAGCAGGTGCTCCACGGCGGGCGGCCGGTCGTGCTGACCGCGCTCGGCGCCGGAGCGCTGGCCTATCTCGTCGCCCTGCCGGTCGGTCTCGTCGCCGCGCTGACGCACCGGCGTTGGCTGGAGGAACTGCTGATGCGTCCGCTGGACATCCTGATCGCCGTCCCGTCGCTGCTGCTGATCCTGCTGGTCGCGTCGGTCCTCACCACCGGAGCCGTCGGTCTCGCCCTGCTCGTCGCGCTGGTCAACGTGCCCGACGCGGCGCGCCTCGTGCGCGCCGCCGCCACGGAGGCCGCCGCCCGTCCGGTCGTCGAGGCGCTCCGTCTCCAGGGCGAGAGCTGGTGGCGCACGGCCGTCGGCTATGTCGGCCGGACGATCCTGCGCACCCTCGGCGCCGATGCCGGCACCCGGCTGACCGGGGTGCTGTACCTGGTCGCCACTGCGGCCTTCCTCGGCGTCGGCGTGACCCCGGACGCCGCCGACTGGGCGGTGATGGTCGACCGCAACCGCACGGGCCTGTTCGTGCAGCCCTGGGCCGTGGTCGTCCCCGCCCTGCTGATCGTCGCGCTCACCACGGGCACGAACCTCCTCTTCGACGCGGCGCTGGAGAAGCCCGGCGGGCGCGGTGGGCACGGTGGGCCCAGCCGGATCACCAGGATCAGCCGGACCGGTGGCCGACAGGCACGGAAGGAACGACGTTCGTGA
- a CDS encoding ABC transporter permease, which yields MRTTIRRSASRGASAFVVRRLLLGVAQTVAVVLLVFALTEALPGDAAVALAGDQPDPARIAAIREAMHLDRPVHERLADWATGLLHGDFGTSLTSGRPVARYIADGFGPTLLLAALTVALLVPLGFGLGVLAARHEGGPVDRLVSSLTLAVYAVPEFALGVLLVTVFALKLGWLPPTAVGYGTDLLAHPAALVLPVLVLLSRPVCSLVRLVRAGMIDALASPYVAHARRYGVSGARVRYAHALPNALAPAAQQLARTIDWLLCGVIVVEALFVIPGLGTVLLNAVAERDVPVVQGLAVVFGVLTVVLNLGADVVARRLAPRAGVAA from the coding sequence ATCCGCACGACGATCCGCCGCAGCGCCTCCCGGGGAGCGTCCGCCTTCGTCGTGCGGCGGCTGCTCCTCGGTGTCGCGCAGACCGTGGCCGTCGTGCTGCTGGTCTTCGCGCTCACCGAGGCGCTGCCGGGCGACGCCGCGGTCGCGCTGGCCGGCGACCAGCCCGACCCGGCGCGCATCGCCGCCATCCGTGAGGCGATGCACCTCGACCGGCCGGTGCACGAACGGCTGGCCGACTGGGCGACGGGTCTGCTGCACGGCGACTTCGGCACCTCGCTGACCTCCGGCCGCCCGGTCGCCCGGTACATCGCCGACGGCTTCGGGCCGACCCTGCTGCTCGCCGCACTCACCGTGGCACTGCTCGTCCCGCTCGGCTTCGGACTCGGCGTGCTGGCCGCCCGCCACGAGGGCGGCCCGGTCGACCGCCTCGTCAGCTCGCTGACGCTCGCCGTGTACGCGGTCCCCGAGTTCGCCCTCGGGGTCCTGCTGGTGACCGTGTTCGCGCTGAAACTGGGCTGGCTGCCGCCGACCGCCGTCGGCTACGGCACCGACCTCCTCGCCCACCCGGCCGCCCTCGTCCTGCCCGTCCTCGTCCTGCTCTCCCGTCCCGTGTGCTCCCTCGTCCGGCTGGTCCGGGCCGGCATGATCGACGCCCTCGCCTCCCCGTACGTCGCCCACGCCCGGCGGTACGGCGTTTCCGGCGCCCGCGTCCGCTACGCCCACGCCCTCCCGAACGCCCTCGCCCCCGCCGCCCAGCAACTCGCCCGCACCATCGACTGGTTGCTGTGCGGTGTCATCGTCGTGGAGGCCCTCTTCGTGATCCCCGGACTCGGCACCGTCCTCCTCAACGCCGTCGCCGAACGCGATGTCCCCGTCGTCCAGGGGCTCGCCGTGGTCTTCGGCGTCCTGACTGTCGTGCTCAACCTGGGCGCGGACGTGGTCGCCCGACGGCTGGCGCCCCGGGCGGGGGTGGCGGCGTGA